One Anolis carolinensis isolate JA03-04 chromosome 4, rAnoCar3.1.pri, whole genome shotgun sequence DNA window includes the following coding sequences:
- the LOC100564863 gene encoding cytochrome P450 4B1 yields MESLMDILCFWLPGNLSQLFQLTFVLILTCVMLKAIQLFQRRQKLLKDFRDFPGPPSHWLYGNSHMLKGGAELRNLVKWTEEYPYYFPLWFGGFLAFLGINHPESAKVYSRGDPKCLILYNFAVPWIGRGLLVLNGPKWQQHRKMLTPGFHYEILKSYVTPITESVKVMLGNWEKLILEDPEVSLEMYEHVSLMTLDSIMKCAFSCQSNCQMDRENPYIKAIFELTFLVYQRAKTPLYHSDLIYWFTSPGRRFRKACRLAHLHTDKVIRERVKVLQDEQKSGKSLKKRRLDFLDILLQAKDEKGNPLPHEDLRAEVDTFMFTGHDTTACGIAWLFYCMAQNPEHQERCREEIKEVLGDQEIIRWDDLGKMPYVTMCIKESLRLYSVVPLIARVLESPLTFDDGKTLSEGCVIGLNIFGLHRNRDVWGNPEVFDPMRFSPENSCLRHPYAYLPFSAGPRNCIGQQFALIEMKVVLALTLLHFELEPDPANPPIPVAQVVTRSENGIHLKLKKLL; encoded by the exons ATGGAGAGCCTAATGGATATCTTGTGCTTTTGGCTACCTGGAAACCTCTCTCAGCTTTTCCAACTGACTTTTGTTTTGATTCTGACATGTGTAATGCTGAAAGCTATCCAACTGTTTCAAAGAAGGCAGAAACTACTCAAGGACTTCAGGGATTTCCCAGGACCTCCCAGTCATTGGCTGTATGGCAATTCCCACATG TTGAAAGGTGGGGCTGAACTACGAAATCTTGTAAAATGGACTGAAGAATATCCATATTATTTCCCTCTGTGGTTTGGAGGATTCTTAGCCTTTTTGGGAATCAACCACCCTGAATCTGCTAAGGTATACAGCAGGGGTG ATCCTAAATGTCTCATCCTTTACAACTTTGCTGTTCCATGGATTG GAAGGGGACTGCTGGTCCTCAATGGACCAAAGTGGCAGCAACACCGGAAGATGCTCACACCAGGATTCCATTATGAGATTCTGAAGTCTTACGTGACTCCTATTACGGAGTCTGTGAAAGTGATGCTG GGAAACTGGGAGAAGCTGATATTAGAAGACCCAGAAGTATCACTGGAGATGTATGAACACGTTAGCTTGATGACTCTTGACAGCATCATGAAATGTGCCTTCAGTTGTCAAAGCAACTGCCAGATGGATAG GGAGAATCCTTACATTAAAGCTATCTTTGAACTCACCTTCCTGGTTTATCAGAGAGCGAAGACACCTTTGTACCACAGTGATCTCATTTACTGGTTCACTTCTCCTGGGCGCCGATTTCGTAAGGCCTGTAGATTAGCTCACCTTCACACAG ATAAAGTCATTAGAGAGAGAGTAAAGGTCCTCCAGGATGAGCAAAAATCTGGGAAGTCTCTGAAGAAAAGGCGCCTGGACTTTCTTGATATTCTTCTTCAAGCAAAG GATGAAAAGGGAAATCCATTGCCTCATGAAGATCTGCGTGCTGAGGTGGACACCTTCATGTTCACAGGCCATGACACCACAGCTTGTGGGATTGCTTGGTTGTTTTATTGCATGGCTCAAAATCCTGAACACCAGGAGAGATGCAGGGAAGAGATTAAGGAAGTACTTGGGGACCAGGAGATTATTCGATG GGATGACTTGGGGAAGATGCCTTATGTCACTATGTGCATAAAAGAGAGTCTTCGACTTTACTCTGTAGTACCTCTGATCGCTCGAGTACTGGAATCACCTCTGACATTTGATGATGGAAAAACCTTGTCAGAAG GTTGCGTAATAGGACTAAATATATTTGGACTTCACAGAAACCGTGATGTGTGGGGCAATCCTGAG GTGTTTGATCCTATGCGATTTTCCCCAGAGAATTCGTGTTTACGTCATCCCTATGCTTACCTGCCTTTTTCTGCTGGGCCAAG AAACTGCATTGGACAACAGTTTGCTCTCATAGAGATGAAGGTGGTTCTTGCATTGACTTTGCTCCACTTTGAGCTGGAACCAGACCCAGCAAACCCTCCAATTCCTGTGGCTCAAGTTGTCACACGTTCTGAGAATGGAATCCACCTGAAACTGAAGAAACTCCTTTGA